The following nucleotide sequence is from Pseudomonas putida S13.1.2.
ACAGGCGCTGGATCAGCCGCTCCCGGGTACGCTGGGAGGTCATGCCGATGCCACGTCGCAGCATATCGTCCTCGCGCATCAGAGCACGCCCTCCAGCCAACCGTCGAGCTGCTCGAAGGCATCATTGAAGGTGCGGTCGAGCTGCAGCGGAGTGATCGACACGAAGCCTTGCATCACCGCATGGAAGTCGGTGCCCGGGCCGCCATCTTCGGCATCCCCGGCCACGGCGATCCAGTAGCCTTCCTTGCCGCGCGGGTTGACCACCTTGGTCGGTGCCGCCGCCCGCGCCCGGTGACCGAGGCGGGTGAGCTGGATGCCACGAATGTGCTCCAGCGGCAAGTTGGGGATATTGACGTTGAGTACCGTGCGTGGCGGCAGCACCAGACGTGACTGTGCCTCGACCAGCCGACGGGCGATGTAGGCCGCCGTCGGCAGGTTGTCCGGCTGACGCGACAACAGTGAAAACGCCAGCGACGTGCCGCCAAGGAAACGGCCTTCCAACGCGGCGGCGACCGTACCCGAGTACAGCACGTCATCCCCCAGGTTGGCACCGAGGTTGATCCCCGACACCACCATGTCAGGCACCTGCGGCAACAACCCATTAAGCCCCAGGTGCACACAGTCGGTCGGTGTGCCGTTCAGGCTGATGAAGCCGTTGGCCAGGGTCTGCGGGTGCAGTGGCCGGTCCAGCGTCAGCGAACTGCTGGCGCCGCTCTTGTCTTGATCCGGGGCGATCACCGCGCACTCGGCGTAATCCGCCAGCGCAGCGTGCAGCGCGGCGATGCCGGGTGCGGTGACACCGTCGTCGTTCGAAATCAGAATACGCATGGGCTGTCCGTCTGCCCTGCCGACACCAGATCCACGACTTCGCGCACCACCACGGTGGCAAAGCATCCGGCCGGCAGGACGAATTCCAGTTGCAGGATATCAGGCTCGGGATAATGCCATGTCAGGCCGCCAATAGGGAGCCGCAAAATACGCCGTTCGTGATCCATGCCCGCCTGGGCCAACCACTGGCAAAGTGCCGGTTGCCGAGCGCCGACGGCATTTTCCAGCTGCGCGGTGGCGCCGCCTGCGGGCGAATTGCCCTCGCCCCACATCGCACCGGTCGGGTGCAGGTCGAGAATCGCCAGACGTGGGTCGGCGCATTCCGCCTCACCGGCCGGGAAGAAGCTACGGCTGTCGGTGAACGCCAGCAGGTCGCCGACCTGGGCCTGGGCCCAGCTACCTTCGGCGACACGTGCAGCAAGCACCTGATTGAACAGGTAGCTGCGCCCGGCCGAAAGCAGCCGCGAACGCACGTTACGCTGCTCGGGCAACGCCTTGCGCGCGGCCCAGTCGAGGGCGTCATGCACGTTGCCCCCGCCGTGGCCGAAGCGCTGGGTGCCGAAATAGTTGGGCACACCATGCTGCTTGAGCTGTGCCAGGCGCGCATCCACAGCCTGGTGGTCGGCAGCGAGTGCCGTCAGGCGCAGGGTGAAGCCGTTGGCCGAATGCGCGCCACGCTGCAGCTTGCGCTGGTGGCGCACCTGCTTGAGCACGCGCAGGCTGGCATCTTCAGCACGCGACAGGTCTGGGTCGGCTTTGCCCGGCAGGTGCAGGCTGAACCACTGGCGGGTCAGGGCTTGACGGTCCTTGAGCCCGGCGTAGCTGATAGAGCGCACCGGCACGCCTGCGGCGCGCGCCAGGCGGCGGGCCGCCTCTTCGGTGTT
It contains:
- the surE gene encoding 5'/3'-nucleotidase SurE — protein: MRILISNDDGVTAPGIAALHAALADYAECAVIAPDQDKSGASSSLTLDRPLHPQTLANGFISLNGTPTDCVHLGLNGLLPQVPDMVVSGINLGANLGDDVLYSGTVAAALEGRFLGGTSLAFSLLSRQPDNLPTAAYIARRLVEAQSRLVLPPRTVLNVNIPNLPLEHIRGIQLTRLGHRARAAAPTKVVNPRGKEGYWIAVAGDAEDGGPGTDFHAVMQGFVSITPLQLDRTFNDAFEQLDGWLEGVL
- the truD gene encoding tRNA pseudouridine(13) synthase TruD gives rise to the protein MTELELLGPRASGEPLGSAVLKAVAEDFQVDEVLDIPLSGQGEHLWLWVEKRDLNTEEAARRLARAAGVPVRSISYAGLKDRQALTRQWFSLHLPGKADPDLSRAEDASLRVLKQVRHQRKLQRGAHSANGFTLRLTALAADHQAVDARLAQLKQHGVPNYFGTQRFGHGGGNVHDALDWAARKALPEQRNVRSRLLSAGRSYLFNQVLAARVAEGSWAQAQVGDLLAFTDSRSFFPAGEAECADPRLAILDLHPTGAMWGEGNSPAGGATAQLENAVGARQPALCQWLAQAGMDHERRILRLPIGGLTWHYPEPDILQLEFVLPAGCFATVVVREVVDLVSAGQTDSPCVF